The genomic stretch ttgtagcatttagaaacttttttctaaTGGTAAGCATTTAGAACTGAGTTATTGGGATGGTCATTGCTAGAAAATACCACAAAAATCCAATGGAATGAAAACTTGGGTTGTGTCAATCTAGATGTTTCACACCAATTAAAGTTCTATGCAACCTGCACATAATGTTTCACACATTACAATCAAGGCAGAAGATACaatgtttaatgtaaacataaTCCAGACTGAACAAGACAATAAACGTCATCAATGAACAAATGGACTATCCTGTTATGAAGTGCATACAGTCATCCTAAAGCCCTTTTTCACAACTCTGGCTGTGGTTTTGGAGGGGAAGAAAGGTGAGCAGGCAACCTTTCTAAACgatactgcaaaaaaaaaaaaaaagaaaagagtgaacATTTACCAAGATCcttggtaaatattttaaataacttgcTAATTGCATATAATAATGCTTGTAAAACTTACACAATTATTCAACCACATCTACTACTACAAATAATGTTGGACTCACCTTGGAGACCTTCATAGCCATTCCCTCTGGTAGGTTCCTCTGTATATACTCTAAGAAAGTATCTGCTGTAGATCCAGTCAGATACTtcagctgaaaacaaaaatatttatttctaaaatttacaaaactgaAGAGTAACATTTTATGGCTGTGCTGTTTTCATTATGGCATTTTCTGCAGGCTAATATGGTGCATTGCCTAAGACTATGACCATAGTTGTACTCTATATAGGATGTTTTGCTAGACGGTGGTTAAAGAGAAGACACCGCCAAGACAAGTGGGATtctatttattaaaactgttttaaattgatATGATTATCAAGTTTATGATCAGTTAGAGCAAAAGTTTTCAAAGTCATGAAGGTCTGCAATTATGTCTTATGGGTTATTCAGGGAGAAAAGCTCTcaacattcattaaaaaatatatatatctaataaaaattttgttgttaagcACCTTCAGAGTTGTCTGTCACCTGCTTAAATGAGATTAAGAATGGAAAAAGAATCACTAACCTCAAAAACTGCAAAATGAGTCCGAATCTCATACTGTACAAAGTGCTTCTTATAAATATGCACAGATTTCAGCAATGAGTAACGTGTAATAACCTTGGGGGGTTCAAACctgcaaaacaataaacaaaatattcagcatgaaataattttttttttggttgctttcCCGTAAAGGCAAGAAATAAGATTACAAATTGGCAGTGAGAAAGAACATGAAAATACATTCAATTTAGTCTAGGAATCATCAAAGCAGTTTGAAGACTCACACTCTAGCTATGTTGACCCCTAGCTCAGAGGCTGCCATCGACACAAACTGGGAGTAGCTTTTCAGCACAGATTTGTCATGGCTCTTCACCTCTACTGTTACTTGTCGAAATAACTCATCCTCTTCTGTACTCTGGTCATATGCCTTTGGAGACTCCTGTTAACAAAAGGTTAACATCATGGATGTGTACATCCCGAACCACACTGAACTATGTCAGCAATGATGTAAAACACAACATATAAAAGCCATTATGCTGCTGTAAGTATCATGTGCAACAGTAATTTAATGTTACCAATGTCCCTCATTCCCCTTTGGTATGTGACCTGGTGTTAAAAACCTTCATATTTTACAGCATATTTCTTACTATGAAATAAGACCCCAGTGGTCAGTGATCAGGTATTTGTGAACTGCAATTACTGTCTTCTCAATGACCCACAAAATATGTATTGGGAAATGATGAAAGCTGATGTTTCTGCATACACTTAAGCACAGCAATTATACACTTGTACTTTTAACATgacattttctataaaaaatttgttaaacagGTTAGTGTCACTGGTAACTGGCTCCACACCAGACTGATATCTGTACACTTTGACTGCAGTAGCTTCTGAGCAGAGCAGCAGTATTTCTACTGAAtttctcacaaaatatttttctttttgcaatttttaGTCTGACATTTATCATATTGAATATGGAGTCTTTAAGAGTAATATAGCCCTCCAGTCTAGTTGATCTTTAATAGTTCTTTATTTTGATACCTTAATAAATCTGGTGGACTAATTACAATCTTTCTATTTACCTGGGTTTTTGTGCTGAAAAACTGTGCTGGCTGAGATAGAATTGTCAagggttttctttgttgtagaCCTGTGACACTAAACAGTATACAAGAAATCACTTTATTATAGCAAGTCtgcttataaataaaacagtgtgGCTccatgtgtgagaaagagaccAATTATCACATCCATTTTTGTCTGATCTTAACCAAATTCGGCAAGAATATTtgtctcaatttttttattttttatttttttcatttatcgtCTATACAACATGTTGCTGCTAACTGCAAATAACAGAAGAAATTgtattctgcattttttttaaggcaaaGCCACTGTGAGATTGTCATAATTTGACAGACTATCTTATGATCAAAAGACACAGACCAGAGGGGGGTGGAGCAGCAGAGCGAGGGGAAGTAAACAATGGAAGTGAGAGCATCACATGTAACACtaattttatctttcctttcaccTGCATGAAGCGATTGAACAAATAATGACAATACAATCAGAGGTGGAAGAGTTTGCAGCCTTAATCAACTTGTTGAGTACTGTTGAGCAATGTTGAGTACTATGGCTAGTAAAACTACAAGcattcaaaaatatatacagtaatccctcgccacTTCACGCTTCACCATTTCAcgggtttttataagaaattaatggggaAAATGATTTGCAGACTTTCTGCGAAATTcaatcagtggaaaatatatatattttatgaatttttagatgaaaagccaaagtgtataaaaatatagtcctaatattaattctaacaataaagaaatattataaataataaaattgataTGAATTAAAGTAAACAGTGTAATGTtatgtatttactctgaaacgagAACCAGCATCGCTTGCTACGcgcctactcacaattgtaaacaacagtgtgagaatggttattaaggaaatgggaaaggtaTATGTAGATTAAAAAGTATGGGGGAGGGTTttaaagccttaatatagtgtatacatacataaataaatataccgttTCTATTTCGCGGATTTTCAGTAATCGCGGGTGGTTCTGGAACGCATctcccgcgataaacgagggattactgtactgtacagatTTAAGCTAGAGTCTAAGGTTAAGGTTCCTGGAATGTTCACCttgaagaatgtttaaaagcatCTCCACATCGTGTGCAGAAGAAATGTGttatctgaaaaaataaatcggCACAACTTTACATGtaacaacatttataaaatataattacaaataatgaatTGTAAATAGACTGCAAAGGGTTACTACATTTGGTCACGATTATTTAATAATACCTGCAGATACTAATCACATTTTTATGTTGCAAGGATATAGTATTAATCTACTTTATAATGAGTctgtttagtttaaaatatatatgataTGCGTTGAGTCGGTGAAATAATACGATAACATTTCAGGCATTAAAAATGCCTTACTGTAAGTTGTCTTCCAATTCGTGCTAAGGCGGCAGCCATGTTGCTGTGAGTGTAGTGCAGTCCTGAAAAATatcttacactcacacacacaaataaattttgaattttaggaaatatatttatgcaaaaaatgtgtaaattttacACCAATTCGactctgattttttaaaagaatagtttacgttttcacatttttggttgttattgttaaataaTTCATCGGAGTAAATTACTTAGCAACGAAAGAAGGGCATCAAGATGGTGTGTATCAATGTTTATATGTTAAAGAGGCTATCATCAAAACTGTATAATTGTGTCATATCTTGTAAATGAAAGCTTCAACGGAAACATAAAAGGTCCTGGATAATTTTTATCTCATGAGCAGatcaaat from Pomacea canaliculata isolate SZHN2017 linkage group LG8, ASM307304v1, whole genome shotgun sequence encodes the following:
- the LOC112569988 gene encoding 28S ribosomal protein S10, mitochondrial-like, translated to MAAALARIGRQLTITHFFCTRCGDAFKHSSSVTGLQQRKPLTILSQPAQFFSTKTQESPKAYDQSTEEDELFRQVTVEVKSHDKSVLKSYSQFVSMAASELGVNIARVFEPPKVITRYSLLKSVHIYKKHFVQYEIRTHFAVFELKYLTGSTADTFLEYIQRNLPEGMAMKVSKYRLERLPAHLSSPPKPQPEL